In the bacterium genome, one interval contains:
- a CDS encoding mobile mystery protein B, which yields MSDPLLPVGDGHTELTEDDRVGLIPSHIITRGDLFAAEQRNIALALLRRPPSVRSLLDDGYLRNLHRDMFSEVWDWAGRYRLRATNIGIDPSQISVSVRTLVDDAIAWVDHEAYEPDELAVRFHHRLVAIHPFPNGNGRHSRIAADYLVTALGHPRFGWGISLDVNTEDLRAAYHQALQRADAGEIDELLAFARS from the coding sequence GTGAGCGATCCGCTCCTTCCCGTCGGTGACGGCCACACGGAACTCACCGAGGATGATCGTGTCGGGCTGATCCCCAGCCACATCATCACTCGCGGTGACCTGTTCGCCGCGGAGCAGCGCAACATCGCCCTGGCGCTACTCCGCCGGCCCCCGTCAGTCCGCTCGCTTCTCGACGACGGCTACCTGCGGAATCTCCATCGGGACATGTTCAGCGAGGTCTGGGATTGGGCCGGCCGCTACCGCCTCCGCGCGACCAACATCGGCATCGATCCGTCGCAGATCTCCGTATCTGTGAGGACGCTCGTCGACGACGCCATCGCCTGGGTCGACCACGAGGCGTACGAGCCCGACGAGCTAGCCGTGCGCTTCCACCACCGCCTAGTTGCCATCCACCCCTTCCCCAACGGCAACGGCCGGCACAGCCGGATCGCAGCGGACTACCTCGTGACGGCCCTCGGCCATCCCCGCTTCGGTTGGGGAATCAGTCTCGACGTCAACACCGAGGACTTGAGGGCCGCCTACCACCAAGCCCTCCAGCGAGCAGACGCGGGAGAGATCGACGAACTGCTCGCATTCGCACGCAGCTAG
- a CDS encoding mobile mystery protein A produces the protein MERTQLQARRQLDDRYESVRSLGDLGRPNKGWIRAIRDALGMSGTELAARMGVSQQVVSEIERSERLATARLETLSRAAEAMDCELVYALVPRTTLEEIVRTQARRKAVRHLAHVVHHGRLEAQEVSEDELAAQVEELASWFADHRGLWIEGQTT, from the coding sequence ATGGAGCGCACCCAACTTCAAGCTCGACGGCAACTCGACGATCGTTACGAGTCGGTCCGCAGTCTCGGCGACCTAGGCCGCCCGAACAAGGGGTGGATCCGGGCAATCCGCGACGCCCTCGGAATGTCCGGCACCGAACTGGCCGCGCGCATGGGGGTCAGCCAGCAGGTGGTGTCGGAGATCGAACGCAGCGAGCGGCTGGCCACAGCGAGGCTCGAGACCCTGTCGCGGGCCGCGGAGGCAATGGACTGCGAACTCGTCTACGCCCTCGTACCGCGCACGACACTGGAGGAGATCGTCCGTACCCAGGCGCGACGCAAGGCCGTGCGGCATCTGGCTCACGTCGTTCATCACGGACGCCTGGAGGCCCAGGAGGTTTCCGAGGACGAGCTTGCAGCCCAAGTGGAGGAACTCGCCTCCTGGTTCGCCGACCACCGCGGTCTGTGGATCGAGGGTCAGACCACGTGA
- the dapB gene encoding 4-hydroxy-tetrahydrodipicolinate reductase: MIRVGVLGAAGRMGRTVCAAVVAAEDLQLVAAVDPAAAGATVAELIGEEAAGDAGGVTVAADPDAFVATAVEVAVDFTVLDSARRNLAGLAAGGIHAVVGTTGFTPEDLEHIAGLFERSNCIIAPNFALSAVLMMRFAELAAPLFDSAEVIELHHDAKVDAPSGTAMMTAERMAAASGEWNPDPTRTELLPGARGGLGPAGIRVHSVRLAGLVAHQEVILGAQGQTLTLRADSYDRSSFMPGTLLAVRAVANRPGLTIGLEPLLGL; the protein is encoded by the coding sequence ATGATCCGAGTCGGTGTGCTCGGCGCCGCCGGCCGCATGGGGCGGACCGTGTGCGCGGCGGTCGTGGCCGCGGAGGACCTGCAATTGGTGGCTGCGGTGGATCCCGCCGCGGCCGGAGCGACCGTCGCCGAACTGATCGGCGAGGAGGCGGCCGGCGATGCGGGCGGGGTGACCGTGGCTGCCGATCCGGACGCCTTCGTCGCGACGGCCGTGGAGGTCGCCGTGGACTTCACGGTGCTGGACTCGGCCCGTCGGAACCTGGCCGGCCTGGCCGCCGGCGGCATCCACGCCGTCGTCGGCACGACCGGATTCACCCCCGAGGACCTGGAGCACATCGCCGGCTTGTTCGAGCGCAGCAACTGCATCATCGCCCCCAACTTCGCCCTCTCCGCGGTGCTGATGATGCGCTTCGCCGAGCTGGCGGCGCCGCTGTTCGACAGCGCCGAGGTGATCGAGCTGCACCACGACGCCAAGGTGGACGCCCCCTCCGGCACCGCCATGATGACCGCCGAACGCATGGCCGCCGCCTCGGGCGAATGGAACCCCGACCCAACCCGCACCGAGCTACTCCCCGGCGCCCGAGGCGGACTAGGCCCCGCCGGCATCAGAGTCCACTCGGTGCGCCTAGCCGGCCTGGTGGCACACCAGGAGGTCATCCTCGGCGCCCAGGGCCAAACCCTCACACTCCGCGCCGACTCCTACGACCGGTCCTCATTCATGCCAGGAACCCTGCTGGCAGTCCGAGCAGTAGCCAACCGCCCCGGCCTAACCATCGGCCTCGAACCCCTCCTCGGCCTCTAA